A single region of the Saprospiraceae bacterium genome encodes:
- a CDS encoding metalloregulator ArsR/SmtB family transcription factor, giving the protein MKKDNNVCIRIDRDGEQIERCKTKMEEIETSASDFAKILSLAGNEVRMKILLLLQEEERLCVCDLSEILGMKIPAISQHLRKLKDGDLVETERAGTTIFYYLTEEAKPVLQVLFQFITVEVV; this is encoded by the coding sequence ATGAAAAAGGATAATAATGTTTGTATTCGCATCGATAGAGATGGAGAGCAAATCGAGCGCTGTAAGACGAAAATGGAAGAAATAGAAACCTCTGCTTCAGATTTTGCTAAAATCCTTAGTTTGGCTGGCAATGAGGTAAGAATGAAAATCTTGCTTCTTCTCCAAGAGGAAGAAAGGCTTTGCGTTTGCGACCTGAGTGAGATCCTGGGAATGAAAATTCCCGCCATTTCTCAGCACTTAAGAAAATTAAAAGATGGTGATTTAGTAGAAACAGAGAGAGCGGGGACAACTATCTTTTACTATCTGACTGAGGAAGCAAAACCGGTATTACAAGTCTTGTTTCAATTTATTACCGTTGAAGTGGTGTAA
- the merTP gene encoding mercuric transport protein MerTP: protein MKTQESSGKLASTGLLVAITASLCCITPVLALLAGTSGLAATFSFLEPARPYLIGLTVAVLGFAWYQKLKPIKAEAIDCDCEEDGKPSFWQSKSFLGIVTAFALVMLAFPNYAHVFYPDNQKAEVMIIKEADIETITLGVSGMTCTGCEEHVKHAVNELPGVIEVEASYEAANTMVKFDKTKSSLEEVKAAINSTGYKVKEDQLGEKEE, encoded by the coding sequence ATGAAAACACAAGAATCATCTGGAAAATTGGCCAGCACGGGGCTTTTAGTTGCGATTACGGCCTCCCTTTGTTGCATAACACCAGTACTGGCTTTATTGGCAGGAACAAGTGGTCTTGCTGCTACTTTTTCTTTTCTAGAGCCTGCCAGGCCTTATTTGATTGGACTTACTGTGGCTGTACTAGGATTTGCCTGGTATCAGAAGTTGAAACCGATAAAAGCTGAAGCTATCGATTGTGATTGCGAAGAGGATGGCAAGCCTTCTTTTTGGCAATCCAAGTCTTTCCTGGGCATTGTAACAGCATTCGCCTTAGTTATGCTGGCTTTCCCAAACTATGCTCATGTTTTCTATCCAGATAACCAGAAGGCTGAGGTCATGATCATTAAAGAAGCTGATATTGAAACCATTACACTAGGGGTATCGGGTATGACCTGCACTGGTTGCGAAGAACATGTTAAGCATGCCGTTAATGAACTGCCGGGTGTAATTGAAGTGGAAGCAAGCTATGAGGCCGCTAACACAATGGTAAAATTTGATAAAACGAAATCGTCTTTGGAGGAAGTTAAGGCTGCTATTAATTCGACTGGTTACAAGGTCAAAGAAGATCAATTAGGAGAAAAAGAAGAATAG
- a CDS encoding helix-turn-helix transcriptional regulator, which produces MKGTHLGEFEELVLLTIAILQDEAYGLAIQKEMERQSGRSISIGAVHASCNRLEEKAFLDARYSEASQKRGGKRKKLYTVTYAGQRALTQVRDLRQSLWEQIPKTVFPVKLT; this is translated from the coding sequence ATGAAAGGAACACATTTAGGTGAATTCGAAGAGTTAGTGCTTTTAACGATAGCCATATTACAGGACGAAGCCTATGGATTAGCCATTCAAAAAGAAATGGAACGGCAAAGCGGCCGTTCGATAAGCATAGGTGCTGTTCATGCATCTTGTAATCGATTGGAAGAAAAAGCTTTTTTAGACGCTCGATATAGCGAAGCAAGCCAAAAAAGAGGAGGTAAACGAAAAAAACTGTATACCGTCACTTATGCAGGTCAGCGGGCACTGACGCAGGTACGCGATCTTCGCCAAAGCCTTTGGGAACAAATTCCTAAGACGGTCTTTCCGGTTAAGTTGACTTAG